One window from the genome of Cyclobacterium amurskyense encodes:
- the kdsB gene encoding 3-deoxy-manno-octulosonate cytidylyltransferase, with amino-acid sequence MKTIALIPARFGATRFPAKLLADLRGKPLIARTYLSTLATNVFDEVLVVTDHESIAEAVKKEGGKVFFSQKPHESGSDRIAEAAASIEADIIVNVQGDEPFQDKESLSNLVAAFKDEKVEVASLMSLIKEPSHINNPNIVKVVTDKDNFSLYFSRSPIPFQRNEASSPKYFRHIGIYAYKKDLLMAFTQWEKSLLENVEMLEQLRLLENGIRIKMVKTEHQAVAIDVPEDLDRALTYYDNNHSS; translated from the coding sequence ATGAAGACCATTGCCTTAATTCCTGCAAGATTTGGAGCCACTCGTTTTCCTGCAAAGTTGTTAGCGGATTTGAGAGGGAAACCATTGATCGCCAGAACTTATTTAAGCACCCTTGCTACAAATGTTTTTGATGAGGTCTTGGTGGTGACGGATCACGAATCAATTGCTGAAGCTGTAAAAAAGGAAGGTGGCAAAGTGTTTTTTAGCCAAAAACCGCATGAAAGTGGATCCGACCGTATTGCAGAAGCAGCCGCCTCAATTGAAGCGGATATAATAGTAAACGTTCAAGGAGATGAGCCCTTTCAAGACAAGGAATCTCTCTCCAATCTCGTTGCTGCATTCAAGGATGAAAAAGTGGAAGTAGCTTCACTTATGTCACTAATTAAAGAACCTAGTCATATCAACAATCCGAATATTGTAAAGGTAGTTACCGACAAGGATAACTTCTCCCTATATTTTAGTCGGTCCCCCATTCCATTTCAAAGGAATGAAGCATCTTCACCGAAATATTTCAGACATATCGGGATTTATGCTTATAAAAAAGACCTTTTGATGGCTTTTACTCAATGGGAAAAGTCCTTATTGGAAAATGTTGAAATGCTTGAACAATTAAGGTTGTTGGAAAATGGCATCCGTATAAAAATGGTCAAGACTGAACACCAGGCTGTAGCCATAGATGTTCCCGAAGACCTTGATAGAGCCTTGACTTATTATGATAATAACCACTCAAGTTGA
- a CDS encoding CocE/NonD family hydrolase, translated as MKKTLPILVLFILFFSYSIKAFTQDINEVERLYEKVEHDIPMRDGINLHTVVYIPKDKSKQYPILMQRTPYSAGPYGPNNMKSKIGPSEFLMKDGYIFVYQDVRGRWMSEGLYDNMRPTLSARNKNSKEIDESTDTYDTIDWLLANIENHNSRVGIWGISYPGFYSAAALPFAHPNLKAVSPQAPIGDFYFDDFHHNGAYLLSYWLATSVFGYQKDGPTEEAWYDMVNPGTNDGYQFFMDMGSLKNADKWYGEDNFFWQQLKENPNYNSFWQERSIIPHLNNIKPAVLTVGGWFDAEDLYGPLTVYKTIESNNPNTYNAIVMGPWSHGDWSREAGQQIVSNIYFGDSISTWYQKNIERTFFHHYLKEPTEGKPKLPEAYMFDTGKHKWEKFDQWPPENNELKSFFLHEGRRLSQDSPEGNRFSTFISDPAKPVPYSQDIKLNFTPRKYMADDQRFAARRPDVLTFETEALTEDMTFAGEIMARLEVATSQTDADWIVKLIDIYPGDYPNHEYVLDGVDMGNYHLMVRSEVIRGRYRESFEYPKPFVPDQITSIDLKLQDVLHTFKKGHKIQIQIQSSWFPLIDRNPQKYVENIFKAENKDFIKATHRVFHTAEFASKIEVMVLP; from the coding sequence ATGAAAAAAACACTCCCTATTTTGGTCCTATTTATATTGTTCTTTTCCTATTCGATTAAAGCATTCACACAAGACATAAATGAGGTTGAAAGGCTTTATGAAAAAGTAGAACATGACATCCCTATGAGAGATGGGATCAATTTGCACACTGTCGTTTACATTCCAAAAGACAAATCGAAACAATATCCAATACTAATGCAACGGACACCTTACAGTGCCGGACCTTATGGACCAAACAACATGAAAAGCAAAATTGGTCCTTCTGAATTTTTAATGAAGGACGGATATATATTTGTCTATCAAGATGTAAGAGGAAGGTGGATGTCTGAGGGGCTCTACGACAATATGCGACCTACACTTTCTGCAAGAAATAAAAATTCTAAAGAAATTGATGAAAGTACGGATACCTATGACACCATAGATTGGTTATTGGCCAACATTGAAAACCACAATAGCAGGGTGGGAATATGGGGCATTAGCTATCCTGGATTTTACAGTGCGGCAGCACTACCCTTTGCACATCCCAATCTTAAGGCTGTATCTCCACAGGCTCCTATAGGAGATTTTTATTTTGATGATTTTCACCACAATGGGGCCTATTTATTAAGTTATTGGCTGGCTACCTCTGTTTTTGGTTATCAAAAAGACGGGCCAACAGAGGAGGCTTGGTATGACATGGTTAATCCTGGAACAAACGATGGATACCAGTTCTTCATGGATATGGGCTCACTTAAAAATGCAGACAAATGGTATGGTGAAGATAATTTCTTCTGGCAACAATTAAAGGAAAACCCCAATTACAATTCCTTCTGGCAAGAAAGAAGTATAATCCCCCACTTAAACAATATAAAACCAGCAGTATTGACGGTAGGCGGTTGGTTTGATGCAGAAGATCTGTATGGCCCCCTCACCGTTTACAAAACCATTGAAAGCAACAATCCCAACACTTATAATGCCATTGTAATGGGACCTTGGTCTCATGGAGACTGGTCAAGGGAAGCAGGTCAGCAAATTGTCTCCAATATCTACTTTGGAGATTCCATATCAACCTGGTACCAGAAAAACATAGAGCGCACATTTTTCCATCATTACTTAAAAGAACCCACTGAAGGAAAACCCAAGCTACCTGAAGCCTATATGTTTGATACTGGCAAACACAAATGGGAAAAATTTGATCAATGGCCACCCGAAAACAACGAATTGAAAAGCTTCTTTTTGCATGAAGGAAGAAGGCTTTCACAGGATTCCCCAGAAGGGAATCGATTTTCTACTTTTATATCAGATCCAGCCAAACCAGTACCCTATAGCCAAGACATCAAATTAAATTTTACTCCTCGTAAATACATGGCTGATGACCAGCGTTTTGCTGCAAGAAGACCTGATGTTTTGACTTTCGAAACTGAGGCTTTAACTGAAGACATGACATTCGCAGGAGAAATCATGGCCAGACTAGAAGTTGCAACCTCACAAACCGATGCAGATTGGATTGTTAAACTAATTGATATTTACCCTGGAGATTACCCTAATCACGAATATGTATTGGATGGTGTTGACATGGGGAACTACCACCTTATGGTTCGATCAGAAGTTATTCGAGGCAGGTATAGGGAAAGTTTTGAATACCCCAAACCATTTGTCCCAGACCAAATTACTTCAATTGATTTAAAATTACAGGATGTTTTACACACCTTTAAAAAAGGCCATAAAATCCAAATTCAGATCCAAAGCAGTTGGTTTCCCTTGATTGACAGAAACCCTCAAAAATATGTTGAAAACATCTTTAAAGCCGAAAATAAAGACTTCATCAAAGCCACTCATCGGGTATTCCATACTGCTGAATTCGCTAGTAAAATTGAAGTCATGGTGCTTCCTTAG
- a CDS encoding ferritin produces the protein MKTKEKEIVTLKRSLLIDTENKLNKQVEMEGKSSAYYLSMASWAEMQGFSNSARFLYDHAEEERGHMLKLFRYINEAGGHAIQPEVTNIRQHFNSLREVFELILEHEIEVTKSINIIVDHCFNAKDFATFSFMQWYVTEQREEETLARRALEIFDIIGEEGIGLWTIDQEMGKLHATKEPEV, from the coding sequence ATGAAAACTAAAGAAAAAGAAATCGTAACCTTAAAGAGGTCACTATTAATTGATACGGAGAACAAGCTTAACAAGCAGGTGGAAATGGAAGGAAAATCTTCAGCTTACTACCTTTCTATGGCTTCATGGGCTGAAATGCAAGGTTTCTCCAACTCTGCCCGTTTTTTATATGACCATGCCGAAGAAGAAAGAGGTCATATGCTTAAATTATTTAGGTACATCAACGAAGCTGGAGGCCATGCCATTCAACCGGAAGTTACCAATATCAGGCAGCATTTTAATTCCCTCCGAGAGGTTTTTGAGTTGATTCTTGAACATGAAATAGAGGTTACCAAGTCTATAAACATCATAGTAGACCATTGTTTCAATGCGAAAGATTTTGCTACTTTTAGCTTTATGCAATGGTACGTAACTGAACAACGAGAAGAGGAAACATTAGCTAGAAGAGCTTTGGAAATCTTCGATATTATTGGCGAAGAAGGAATCGGTTTATGGACGATCGATCAGGAAATGGGCAAATTACATGCTACTAAAGAGCCTGAAGTATAA
- the pncA gene encoding bifunctional nicotinamidase/pyrazinamidase, whose amino-acid sequence MEVNKENSALIIVDVQNDFLPGGALAVGKGDEVIPVINKVKDKFDLIVATQDWHPANHGSFAANHEGKKVGESISLNGLDQILWPVHCVENSIGADFHKSLDKQNWREVFKKGSNPVVDSYSGFFDNGRKEKTGLGDFLKANGIENVFVTGLAADYCVKFTVLDALDLGFNTYLIADATKGVNLSPNDTLEAFKEMETQGAILVSSSSL is encoded by the coding sequence ATGGAAGTTAATAAGGAAAACAGTGCGCTTATAATTGTAGATGTTCAAAATGACTTTTTGCCTGGCGGAGCTCTTGCCGTAGGCAAGGGAGATGAAGTAATACCTGTCATCAATAAGGTTAAAGATAAGTTTGACCTAATTGTAGCTACCCAAGATTGGCATCCCGCCAACCATGGTAGTTTTGCCGCCAACCATGAAGGCAAGAAGGTGGGGGAATCAATCAGCCTAAATGGTCTAGATCAAATTTTATGGCCTGTACATTGTGTTGAGAATTCGATTGGAGCAGATTTCCACAAATCTTTGGACAAGCAAAACTGGAGAGAGGTATTTAAAAAAGGGTCCAATCCAGTGGTTGATTCTTACAGTGGTTTTTTCGATAACGGTAGGAAAGAGAAAACAGGCTTAGGAGACTTCCTCAAAGCTAATGGGATAGAGAATGTATTTGTAACAGGTTTGGCGGCTGATTACTGTGTTAAATTCACAGTTTTAGATGCCCTGGATTTAGGATTCAATACCTATTTAATAGCGGATGCTACTAAAGGGGTGAACTTATCTCCGAATGATACTTTAGAGGCTTTTAAAGAAATGGAAACTCAAGGTGCAATCCTGGTTTCCTCTAGTTCTTTATAA
- a CDS encoding nicotinate phosphoribosyltransferase: MKITKDLYHSSLTLLTDYYQFTMAYAYWKAGKAEEEAIFNLFFRKNPFQSGFTIAAGLDYVIDYCRNMQFGDNELAFLAEMKDANGKKVFESGFIDYLKNMTFSCDIDAVEEGEVVFPNMPMVRVKGPLIQCQLLETPLLNIINFQTLIATKAARIVLAANGDPVMEFGLRRAQGIDGALAASRASYIGGCSSTSNVMAAKLFGIPVSGTHAHSWIMSFDNELSAFESYAETFPDNTTLLVDTYDIVQGVKHAIEVAEKLRGIGKEIKGIRIDSGDLAYFSNLARKMLNEAGFPNIQIVASNDLDEHIITSLKMQEASIDVWGVGTKLVTAYDQPALGAVYKLSALKSKDGDWVPKIKLSQQSIKINIPGFHNVLRYTAGGKALADMIYLEGLEKSDKVTIIDPIDPTRRKKISVDNAEAEILLKPIFSKGEKVYNRPSIQQIRQRTQDRLAIFDKTHKRLINPHIYPVGLEASLYEYRTALVLKAKAMDNGS, from the coding sequence ATGAAAATTACCAAAGACCTATATCACAGCTCACTTACTCTATTAACTGATTATTACCAATTTACCATGGCTTATGCCTATTGGAAAGCTGGTAAGGCCGAGGAAGAAGCCATCTTCAACTTATTTTTTCGAAAAAACCCATTTCAAAGTGGGTTTACAATTGCAGCAGGCTTAGATTATGTGATTGATTATTGCAGGAATATGCAGTTTGGGGACAATGAACTCGCGTTTTTGGCTGAAATGAAAGATGCCAATGGTAAAAAGGTTTTTGAAAGCGGTTTCATTGATTACCTGAAAAACATGACCTTTAGCTGCGATATAGATGCAGTAGAGGAGGGGGAAGTTGTGTTTCCGAACATGCCTATGGTCAGGGTCAAAGGCCCTTTAATTCAATGCCAGCTTTTAGAAACCCCATTATTAAACATTATCAATTTCCAAACTTTGATAGCAACCAAGGCAGCAAGGATTGTATTGGCTGCAAATGGGGATCCTGTGATGGAATTTGGTTTGAGAAGAGCGCAAGGAATTGACGGTGCCTTGGCTGCTAGTCGGGCATCCTATATTGGAGGTTGTTCATCCACTTCAAATGTAATGGCCGCCAAGCTATTTGGTATACCTGTGTCAGGTACTCATGCCCACAGCTGGATCATGTCATTTGATAATGAATTGTCAGCTTTTGAGTCCTACGCTGAAACTTTTCCCGACAATACTACACTTTTGGTAGATACCTATGACATTGTTCAAGGAGTAAAGCATGCCATCGAGGTAGCTGAGAAACTAAGAGGAATTGGCAAGGAAATAAAAGGAATACGGATTGATTCCGGGGATTTGGCTTATTTTAGTAACCTGGCTAGGAAGATGTTGAATGAAGCAGGTTTTCCTAATATACAGATTGTGGCAAGCAATGACCTTGATGAGCATATCATTACCTCATTAAAGATGCAAGAAGCGTCAATAGATGTATGGGGAGTAGGTACAAAACTGGTAACAGCTTATGATCAACCTGCTTTAGGAGCTGTTTATAAGCTATCTGCTTTGAAAAGTAAAGATGGAGACTGGGTTCCAAAGATTAAATTGTCTCAACAATCTATAAAAATAAATATTCCAGGATTTCATAATGTGTTGAGGTACACCGCTGGTGGAAAGGCTTTGGCGGATATGATTTACCTTGAAGGTTTAGAGAAAAGTGATAAGGTTACCATTATAGACCCTATTGATCCTACTCGAAGAAAGAAGATTTCTGTGGACAATGCTGAAGCAGAAATACTTTTAAAACCTATATTTAGTAAAGGGGAGAAAGTTTATAATCGCCCAAGTATTCAACAAATCAGGCAGCGAACGCAAGATAGGCTTGCCATTTTTGATAAAACCCATAAAAGACTGATCAATCCTCATATTTATCCGGTGGGACTTGAAGCAAGTTTATATGAATACAGGACAGCCTTGGTGTTAAAAGCTAAAGCAATGGACAATGGAAGTTAA
- a CDS encoding DMT family transporter, with product MLLAVCFFALMNVAVKFLPHIPAIEIILFRSVFSFIFSYMILKRKSVPVLGNNRKLLVLRGVVGSVGLITFFYTLQNIPLASAVTIQYLGPIFTSILGIFIVKEKVKPKQFVFFAIAFLGVLTIEGFDPRIDALFLGIGIVSALFSGLAYNVIRKLKNTEHPLVIVFYFPLVTIPVAGVLSYFYWVQPEGWDWALLLLIGILTQLAQYYMTMAYQNANLAKVANLNYIGIIYALGFGYILFDETYNLITYGGMLLVLSGVILNFLYVRQPKSK from the coding sequence ATGTTGCTGGCAGTGTGTTTTTTCGCACTAATGAATGTTGCTGTTAAATTTTTACCCCATATTCCAGCCATTGAAATTATTCTTTTCCGCTCTGTTTTCAGCTTTATCTTTAGTTACATGATTTTAAAGCGAAAATCAGTACCTGTTTTGGGGAATAATAGGAAATTATTGGTGTTAAGGGGAGTGGTGGGCTCAGTAGGTTTAATTACATTCTTCTATACCCTCCAAAATATCCCTTTGGCAAGTGCTGTCACCATCCAATATCTTGGCCCTATCTTTACTAGTATTTTGGGTATATTTATAGTCAAGGAAAAGGTAAAACCGAAGCAATTTGTTTTCTTCGCCATTGCTTTTTTGGGTGTGTTAACTATCGAAGGTTTTGACCCTAGAATAGATGCCTTGTTTCTGGGAATAGGGATTGTGTCTGCTTTATTTTCTGGGTTGGCTTATAATGTGATCCGGAAACTTAAAAATACGGAACATCCACTGGTTATTGTGTTTTATTTTCCCCTTGTCACTATACCTGTTGCGGGTGTTTTAAGCTACTTTTATTGGGTACAACCAGAAGGTTGGGATTGGGCTTTATTACTATTAATAGGTATTTTAACTCAACTGGCGCAGTACTACATGACCATGGCTTACCAAAATGCCAATCTGGCAAAAGTGGCAAACCTGAATTATATCGGAATAATTTATGCTTTAGGCTTTGGCTACATTCTCTTTGATGAAACTTACAATTTAATTACCTACGGAGGCATGTTACTGGTTCTTTCAGGGGTAATCCTCAACTTCTTATATGTAAGGCAGCCAAAATCAAAATAA
- a CDS encoding peroxiredoxin — protein sequence MGLRIGQKAPDFTLPSTSGSDFKLSKDFFGKACIIYFYPKDFTGGCTAQACEFRDQFEEFRDLDLPVIGISRDDMETHLRFKKANKLPFELLSDTSGEVCKKYDALVPIIGIPKRITYLLDKGHVIKDEFQDMFNAKAHIKKMLENY from the coding sequence ATGGGATTAAGAATCGGACAAAAGGCGCCAGACTTCACCTTACCATCCACATCAGGATCGGATTTTAAGCTTTCAAAAGACTTCTTTGGAAAAGCATGTATTATCTATTTTTACCCTAAGGATTTTACCGGAGGATGTACTGCACAGGCCTGTGAATTCAGAGATCAATTCGAGGAATTCAGGGACTTGGACCTTCCTGTAATTGGAATTAGCAGAGATGATATGGAAACTCACCTTCGGTTTAAAAAAGCCAATAAATTACCATTTGAGTTACTATCAGATACGAGCGGTGAAGTGTGTAAAAAATACGATGCATTGGTACCCATCATTGGTATACCTAAGCGAATCACCTATTTATTGGACAAAGGTCATGTCATTAAGGATGAATTCCAGGATATGTTTAATGCCAAAGCCCACATAAAAAAAATGCTGGAAAATTATTGA
- a CDS encoding Gfo/Idh/MocA family protein, producing the protein MNSRRKFIHKSLLTSAGIAAMPGLLSAEHLKARAIRIGANDQINFGLIGCKGMGWSNMHSHLRIPEVNCVALADVDQSVLDQRSEDVYKLRGKRPKQYKDYRLMLEDPDIDAVIIGTPDHWHCLNLIDSLSAGKHAYTEKPLANSIEECNLMVKAADRYGKLVQVGQWQRSGSQYEQAIAMVKSGKLGNIRLVKTWAYQGWMNPVPQLPNSQPPAGVDYKMWLGPAPDRPFNANRFHFNFRWFWDYAGGLMTDWGVHEIDIALYAMGVSAPKSIMASGGKLAYPDDASETPDTLQTVYEYDGFNMLWEHATGIDGGNYGTTEGIAFIGNNGTLVVNRGGWKVIAETENVNGTKKEKIEAIELVKPEGSAQRLHCRNFVEAMKANDPSMLHCGIKTGSIAAINAHMGNVAYKLGEKIYWDADKGQFTSGKANKLIKANYNNGWNLPKV; encoded by the coding sequence AAGCCAGAGCTATTAGGATAGGGGCAAATGACCAGATTAATTTCGGCTTAATTGGTTGTAAGGGGATGGGCTGGTCAAATATGCACAGCCATCTACGCATACCAGAAGTCAATTGTGTGGCCCTTGCAGATGTAGACCAAAGTGTTTTAGACCAACGTAGTGAAGATGTTTACAAACTTCGGGGAAAAAGGCCTAAACAATACAAGGATTATAGATTAATGCTTGAAGATCCCGATATTGATGCAGTAATCATTGGAACACCTGACCATTGGCACTGCCTGAATCTGATAGATAGTCTTTCAGCAGGTAAACATGCCTATACCGAAAAACCACTCGCCAATTCTATAGAGGAATGCAACTTGATGGTGAAAGCAGCAGATAGATATGGGAAGCTTGTTCAGGTAGGACAGTGGCAGCGAAGTGGATCCCAATATGAACAAGCCATAGCAATGGTAAAGTCAGGGAAATTAGGAAACATAAGATTGGTTAAAACCTGGGCTTATCAAGGTTGGATGAATCCAGTTCCACAATTGCCAAACAGTCAGCCACCTGCCGGCGTAGATTATAAAATGTGGCTTGGACCAGCTCCTGACAGGCCTTTCAATGCCAATAGATTTCATTTCAACTTTCGTTGGTTTTGGGATTATGCCGGTGGATTGATGACGGATTGGGGTGTGCACGAAATAGATATAGCCCTGTATGCAATGGGGGTTAGTGCGCCTAAATCAATCATGGCTTCAGGTGGTAAGTTGGCCTATCCTGATGATGCTTCAGAAACTCCGGATACATTGCAAACCGTCTATGAATACGATGGCTTTAATATGTTATGGGAGCATGCTACAGGCATTGACGGCGGTAATTATGGTACGACTGAGGGGATTGCCTTTATAGGTAACAATGGTACGCTGGTAGTAAATCGTGGTGGTTGGAAAGTAATTGCCGAAACCGAAAATGTAAATGGTACCAAAAAAGAGAAAATTGAAGCAATCGAGCTAGTGAAGCCGGAAGGATCTGCACAAAGGTTACATTGTAGGAATTTCGTGGAAGCCATGAAAGCCAATGACCCATCCATGCTACATTGTGGAATTAAAACTGGATCTATCGCTGCAATAAATGCCCATATGGGAAATGTAGCCTATAAATTGGGTGAAAAAATCTATTGGGATGCTGACAAAGGCCAGTTTACTAGTGGAAAAGCAAATAAATTAATAAAAGCCAATTACAACAATGGGTGGAATCTGCCTAAAGTATAA